One segment of Agrococcus sp. ProA11 DNA contains the following:
- a CDS encoding carbohydrate ABC transporter permease, whose protein sequence is MSQVAVTPDPEITPESADAAVGKPRTRADRVKRRLTSPWATIAALLIAVLWTIPTFGLLLSSFRPSGQIATTGWWTFFSNPELTLDNYTEVLFSGSASSPQLGEYFVNSLMIAIPGSIFPLVLASLAAYAFAWIKFRGSSTLFVIVFALQIVPLQMALIPLLQLFVSFVQPFQIALHDLLPFISEKQFMPVWIAHAIFGLPLAIFLLHNFISQIPGEVIEAARVDGAGHGQIFFRIILPLAMPAIASFGIFQFLWVWNDLLVALVFSSGTPDTAPLTQRLAELAGSRGENWARLTAGAFVSLIVPLIVFFGLQRYFVRGLMAGSAKG, encoded by the coding sequence ATGAGTCAAGTCGCAGTCACCCCAGACCCCGAGATCACGCCGGAGAGCGCGGATGCGGCGGTCGGCAAGCCGCGCACGCGGGCCGATCGCGTCAAGCGGCGCCTCACGAGCCCGTGGGCGACCATCGCGGCGCTGCTCATCGCCGTGCTCTGGACCATCCCCACCTTCGGGCTCCTGCTCTCGTCCTTCCGACCTTCCGGCCAGATCGCGACCACCGGCTGGTGGACGTTCTTCTCGAACCCGGAGCTGACGCTCGACAACTACACCGAGGTGCTCTTCTCCGGCTCGGCCAGCTCGCCGCAGCTGGGTGAGTACTTCGTCAACTCGCTCATGATCGCGATCCCGGGCTCGATCTTCCCGCTCGTGCTCGCGTCGCTCGCCGCGTACGCGTTCGCCTGGATCAAGTTCCGCGGCTCGTCGACGTTGTTCGTGATCGTGTTCGCGCTGCAGATCGTGCCGCTGCAGATGGCGCTCATCCCGCTGCTGCAGCTGTTCGTGAGCTTCGTGCAGCCGTTCCAGATCGCCCTGCACGACCTGCTGCCGTTCATCAGCGAGAAGCAGTTCATGCCGGTGTGGATCGCGCACGCGATCTTCGGCCTGCCGCTGGCGATCTTCCTGCTGCACAACTTCATCTCGCAGATCCCGGGAGAGGTGATCGAGGCGGCGCGGGTCGATGGCGCCGGGCATGGCCAGATCTTCTTCCGCATCATCCTGCCGCTGGCGATGCCCGCGATCGCCTCGTTCGGCATCTTCCAGTTCCTCTGGGTGTGGAACGATCTGCTCGTCGCGCTGGTCTTCTCCTCCGGCACGCCAGATACCGCGCCGCTCACGCAGCGGCTGGCAGAGCTCGCCGGATCCAGAGGAGAGAACTGGGCGCGACTCACGGCGGGCGCGTTCGTCTCGCTCATCGTGCCGCTCATCGTCTTCTTCGGCCTGCAGCGCTACTTCGTGCGAGGGCTCATGGCGGGCTCGGCGAAGGGCTGA
- a CDS encoding inorganic phosphate transporter, protein MPEVAILVIVIVVALAFDFTNGFHDTANAMAPSVATGALKPKPAVALSAILNLVGAFLSIEVARTVGSGIVDLTGVDGEQLMLIVLSGLTGAIVWNVLTWLFGLPSSSSHALFGGLIGATIAALGISGVLWGGVAQKILIPALFAPVIAAVVAFGGTWLVHRVTRTISERAQQRSFRWGQIGAASLMSLAHGTNDAQKTMGVIFLALVAHGSLDSSSDMPLWVRFACAIAIALGTYMGGWRVIRTLGKGIVDISPRQGMAADFSSASIILTSSQLGLPLSTTHVASGSVIGSGLAREDVKVRWSVARRMLIAWLITLPAAGAVGAVCLLIANLFGHFWGALVVTTILIVACTAMWLRSRLSPVGHHNVTDEWEQPKAERKRGIDREYSAVASHIAPLSRPRKRKRKASRTNRGL, encoded by the coding sequence GTGCCGGAAGTCGCCATCCTCGTCATCGTCATCGTCGTCGCGCTTGCGTTCGACTTCACGAATGGCTTCCACGACACCGCCAACGCGATGGCTCCCTCGGTGGCGACCGGTGCGCTGAAGCCGAAGCCGGCCGTCGCGCTGTCCGCCATCCTGAACCTGGTCGGCGCCTTCCTCTCGATCGAGGTGGCGCGCACCGTCGGCAGCGGGATCGTCGATCTCACCGGGGTCGACGGCGAGCAGCTCATGCTCATCGTGCTGAGCGGCTTGACCGGCGCCATCGTCTGGAACGTGCTGACGTGGCTGTTCGGGCTGCCCTCATCCTCGAGTCACGCGCTCTTCGGCGGGCTCATCGGCGCGACGATCGCGGCTTTGGGCATCTCTGGTGTGCTCTGGGGCGGGGTCGCGCAGAAGATCCTGATCCCGGCGCTCTTCGCCCCGGTGATCGCCGCGGTCGTCGCATTCGGCGGCACCTGGCTCGTGCATCGCGTGACGCGCACGATCAGCGAGCGCGCACAGCAGCGCAGCTTCCGTTGGGGGCAGATCGGCGCCGCCTCGCTCATGTCGCTGGCGCACGGCACCAATGATGCGCAGAAGACCATGGGCGTGATCTTCCTCGCGCTGGTCGCGCACGGCTCCCTCGACTCCTCCTCCGACATGCCGCTGTGGGTGCGCTTCGCCTGCGCCATCGCCATCGCACTGGGCACGTACATGGGCGGCTGGCGCGTGATCCGCACGCTCGGCAAGGGCATCGTCGACATCTCGCCGCGGCAGGGCATGGCCGCCGACTTCTCCAGCGCATCCATCATCCTCACCTCCAGCCAACTCGGCCTTCCACTGTCGACCACCCACGTCGCCTCCGGCTCCGTCATCGGCTCGGGCCTGGCGCGCGAGGACGTGAAGGTGCGCTGGAGCGTTGCGCGCCGCATGCTGATCGCCTGGCTCATCACCCTGCCGGCCGCCGGTGCCGTGGGCGCGGTGTGCCTGCTGATCGCGAACCTCTTCGGCCACTTCTGGGGCGCACTGGTCGTCACGACGATCCTCATCGTCGCGTGCACCGCCATGTGGCTGCGCTCGCGCCTCAGCCCCGTCGGCCACCACAACGTCACCGACGAGTGGGAGCAGCCGAAGGCCGAGCGCAAGCGCGGCATCGACCGCGAGTACAGCGCGGTCGCGTCGCACATCGCGCCGCTCTCCCGCCCGCGCAAGCGCAAGCGCAAGGCCAGCCGCACGAATCGAGGCCTGTGA
- a CDS encoding sugar ABC transporter permease, with amino-acid sequence MLEQGREQPIGVWSWAGALALSVLGILGYLADRDEDSKPMLVFLVPATLLLTVGLIYPALRTTLLAFTDRTGAFTGLDNFVWMFTQRDALITLGNTVAWVILVPLLSTAVGLAYAVFIDKSRGERVYKMLVFMPMAISFVGASIIWNFMYAYRGPAQDQIGLVNQLIVLVGGEPQQILQNSPWNTLALIIVMIWIQTGFAMVVLSAAIKGVPTEQLEAAEIDGANPWQRFRNVTVPGIRTSIVVVITTISIATLKVFDIVRTMTAGNFDTSVVANEMYTQAFRSGEPGRGAALALILFVMVLPIVVYNIRVLNQQKAIR; translated from the coding sequence ATGCTCGAGCAGGGCAGGGAGCAGCCGATCGGCGTCTGGTCGTGGGCCGGTGCGCTGGCGCTCAGCGTGCTCGGCATACTCGGCTATCTCGCCGACCGCGACGAGGACTCGAAGCCCATGCTGGTCTTCCTCGTGCCCGCGACGCTGCTGCTGACCGTCGGCCTCATCTACCCGGCGCTGCGCACCACGCTGCTGGCGTTCACCGACCGCACGGGCGCGTTCACCGGGCTCGACAACTTCGTCTGGATGTTCACGCAGCGCGATGCGCTCATCACGCTCGGCAACACCGTCGCCTGGGTGATCCTGGTGCCGCTGCTGTCGACCGCGGTCGGCCTCGCGTATGCGGTGTTCATCGACAAGAGTCGCGGCGAGCGCGTCTACAAGATGCTGGTGTTCATGCCGATGGCGATCTCCTTCGTCGGCGCGAGCATCATCTGGAACTTCATGTACGCCTACCGCGGGCCGGCGCAGGATCAGATCGGCCTCGTGAACCAGCTCATCGTGCTGGTCGGCGGCGAGCCGCAGCAGATCCTGCAGAACAGCCCGTGGAACACGCTGGCGCTCATCATCGTGATGATCTGGATCCAGACCGGCTTCGCCATGGTCGTGCTCTCGGCCGCGATCAAGGGCGTGCCGACCGAGCAGCTCGAGGCGGCCGAGATCGACGGCGCCAACCCGTGGCAGCGGTTCCGCAACGTCACCGTTCCCGGCATCCGCACGTCGATCGTGGTGGTCATCACGACCATCTCCATCGCCACGCTCAAGGTGTTCGACATCGTGCGCACCATGACCGCCGGCAACTTCGACACCTCCGTGGTCGCGAACGAGATGTACACCCAGGCCTTCCGCTCCGGTGAACCCGGCCGCGGCGCGGCCCTGGCACTGATCCTGTTCGTCATGGTGCTGCCGATCGTCGTCTACAACATCCGCGTCCTGAACCAGCAGAAGGCGATCCGATGA
- a CDS encoding ABC transporter substrate-binding protein, translating into MPLGIAGVAALALTGCVGDEPTDPSAAPGGGEPAAGCEAYADYGTFEGAEVGIYGTILDVEADRLNESWAEFSDCTGIEVVYEGSAEFEAQINVRVQGGNPPDLAIFPQPGLLASVAGTGSVLPAPESVVANAQEFWTEDWQEYGTVDGTFYAAPLMASVKGFVWYSPSVWAENGWEVPTTLDELDELTATIADSGTMKPWCVGFGSGEATGWPGTDWVEDYVLRTAGPDVYDQWIAHEIPFDDPQIVSAMDRVGDLIKNPDYVNGGFGDVSTIATQDFGTAGLPVLDGECGMHHQASFYEGFWGDGVTIAEDGDVWGFILPGTEADAAAVTGGGEFVGAFSDEEEVVAVQTFLSSAEWANSRVSLGGVISANSGLDAANASSPLLQSAVETLQDPATTFRFDGSDLMPGAVGAGTFWKAMVDWVSGSDTATVLGEVESSWQ; encoded by the coding sequence ATGCCGCTGGGTATCGCTGGCGTCGCCGCGCTCGCCCTCACCGGCTGCGTCGGCGACGAACCGACCGACCCATCGGCGGCTCCCGGCGGGGGAGAACCCGCCGCAGGCTGCGAGGCATACGCCGACTACGGCACCTTCGAGGGTGCCGAGGTCGGGATCTACGGCACGATCCTCGACGTCGAGGCCGACCGACTCAACGAGTCCTGGGCCGAGTTCTCGGACTGCACGGGCATCGAGGTCGTCTACGAGGGCTCCGCAGAGTTCGAGGCGCAGATCAATGTGCGGGTGCAGGGTGGCAACCCGCCCGACCTCGCCATCTTCCCCCAGCCGGGCCTGCTGGCATCGGTCGCAGGCACGGGCAGCGTGCTGCCCGCGCCCGAGTCGGTCGTCGCCAACGCGCAGGAGTTCTGGACCGAGGACTGGCAGGAGTACGGCACGGTCGACGGCACGTTCTACGCCGCGCCGCTCATGGCGAGCGTCAAGGGCTTCGTCTGGTACTCGCCGTCGGTCTGGGCTGAGAACGGCTGGGAGGTGCCGACGACGCTCGACGAGCTCGACGAGCTGACCGCCACGATCGCGGATTCCGGCACCATGAAGCCGTGGTGCGTGGGCTTCGGCTCCGGCGAGGCGACCGGCTGGCCGGGTACGGACTGGGTCGAGGACTACGTGCTGCGCACGGCCGGCCCCGACGTCTACGACCAGTGGATCGCGCACGAGATCCCGTTCGACGACCCGCAGATCGTCTCGGCCATGGATCGCGTCGGTGACCTGATCAAGAACCCCGACTACGTCAACGGCGGATTCGGCGACGTGTCGACGATCGCCACGCAGGACTTCGGCACCGCCGGTCTCCCCGTGCTCGACGGCGAATGCGGCATGCACCACCAGGCCTCCTTCTACGAGGGCTTCTGGGGCGACGGCGTCACGATCGCCGAGGACGGCGACGTCTGGGGCTTCATCCTGCCGGGCACCGAGGCCGACGCGGCCGCCGTCACCGGTGGTGGCGAGTTCGTCGGAGCGTTCAGCGACGAGGAGGAGGTCGTTGCAGTGCAGACCTTCCTCTCCAGCGCAGAGTGGGCCAACAGCCGCGTCTCGCTGGGTGGCGTCATCTCCGCCAACTCCGGTCTCGACGCTGCCAACGCGTCGAGCCCGCTGCTGCAGTCGGCAGTGGAGACCCTGCAGGACCCGGCCACGACCTTCCGCTTCGATGGTTCTGACCTGATGCCCGGCGCGGTCGGGGCAGGCACCTTCTGGAAGGCGATGGTCGACTGGGTCTCGGGATCGGACACCGCGACCGTGCTCGGCGAGGTCGAGTCCAGCTGGCAGTAG
- a CDS encoding LacI family DNA-binding transcriptional regulator produces MPRLDDVARAAGVSKATASRALSGADAVSTATRERVQHAAAELGFRASGAARRLATGMTRTIGVLTPAVDRWYFGSVLHGVAQAADAHEHDLLLYDLGTLGHGSHEKFERFMRRGEVDGLVTITRSLVGSDLARLAKLRIPVATVGEPTPHTRSFSLDDDAAGELAAEHLVQLGHTDLLHISSATEVQPFDASSSDRRKRAFEAVVAKHGLRLRPVPTVPTTLGGAHGEVRAMLERADRPTAIFAGTDEVAIAVLIAAQQLGIRVPEELSVISVDDVPASATFGLTTIRQDPAQHGEDVVAWIMSALRSAAQRGERAEPDCSHTNYAPELVVRASTARPR; encoded by the coding sequence ATGCCTCGGCTCGATGACGTCGCCCGCGCCGCCGGGGTCTCGAAGGCCACTGCCTCCCGTGCACTGTCGGGTGCGGATGCGGTCTCGACCGCGACCCGCGAGCGCGTGCAGCACGCTGCGGCCGAGCTCGGCTTCCGTGCTTCGGGTGCCGCCCGCAGGCTCGCTACCGGCATGACGCGCACGATCGGTGTACTGACGCCCGCAGTCGATCGCTGGTACTTCGGCAGCGTGCTGCACGGCGTCGCGCAGGCGGCCGACGCCCACGAGCACGACCTGCTGCTGTACGACCTCGGCACGCTCGGCCACGGCAGCCACGAGAAGTTCGAGCGCTTCATGCGCCGTGGCGAGGTCGACGGGCTCGTCACCATCACCCGCAGCCTCGTCGGCAGCGACCTCGCGCGGCTCGCGAAGCTCCGCATCCCCGTCGCCACCGTCGGCGAGCCGACCCCGCACACGCGCTCGTTCAGCCTCGACGACGATGCGGCCGGGGAGCTCGCGGCCGAGCATCTCGTGCAGCTGGGCCACACCGACCTCCTGCACATCTCCAGCGCCACCGAGGTGCAGCCCTTCGACGCCTCCTCCTCCGACCGCCGCAAGCGCGCCTTCGAGGCGGTGGTGGCGAAGCACGGCCTGCGGCTGCGGCCCGTGCCGACGGTACCGACCACGCTCGGCGGTGCACACGGCGAAGTGCGCGCGATGCTCGAGCGCGCCGACCGCCCGACTGCGATCTTCGCCGGCACCGACGAGGTGGCGATCGCCGTGCTGATCGCCGCGCAGCAGCTGGGCATCCGAGTGCCGGAGGAGCTGAGCGTCATCAGCGTCGACGACGTGCCCGCCTCCGCGACCTTCGGGCTGACGACCATCCGACAGGATCCGGCGCAGCATGGTGAGGATGTGGTCGCCTGGATCATGAGCGCGCTGCGCAGCGCTGCACAGCGCGGCGAGCGGGCTGAGCCCGACTGCAGCCACACCAACTACGCACCCGAGCTCGTGGTGCGCGCATCGACGGCGCGGCCGCGATGA
- a CDS encoding IS110 family transposase, with the protein MLITHPEQAQRTIVVAGVDTHRDTHHVAVLDLAGRPLAIEQFPASPPGYRQLLAFVAAHGVIDKIGVELTGSYGAGLTRHLTAAGVTVMEVNTTDKATRARRGKDDAIDAVAAAQKTLSGMASATPKDTTGATEAIRLLTAVRDLAVKQRTQAMNQVHAHLVTAPEQLREPLRGMPRAALLRALRGLRPDRTRLVEPVQAAKAALRALAERIRALDAEITTADADLAALVTATAPTLLARPGVGVHTAARFLITAANNIDRLHSSAAFARLCGAAPVPVSSGKTHRMRLHRGGDRQANRALHMIIIGRIKNDPRTQAYLAKKLAEGHSKRDAIRALKRYLCREILAALKHDLNPT; encoded by the coding sequence GAGCAGGCGCAGCGGACAATCGTCGTCGCGGGCGTCGACACGCATAGAGACACGCACCACGTGGCCGTGCTCGACTTGGCCGGCCGCCCGCTCGCGATCGAGCAGTTCCCCGCATCACCTCCCGGCTACCGGCAGCTGCTCGCGTTCGTGGCCGCGCACGGCGTCATCGACAAGATCGGTGTCGAACTGACCGGCTCCTACGGCGCCGGCCTCACCCGCCACCTGACCGCCGCCGGGGTGACCGTGATGGAGGTGAACACCACCGACAAGGCCACCCGCGCCCGCCGCGGCAAGGACGACGCGATCGACGCCGTCGCCGCGGCGCAGAAGACACTCTCCGGCATGGCCTCGGCCACGCCCAAGGACACCACCGGCGCCACCGAAGCGATCCGCCTCCTCACCGCCGTCCGCGACCTCGCCGTCAAGCAGCGCACCCAAGCGATGAACCAGGTCCACGCGCACCTGGTCACCGCGCCCGAGCAGCTGCGAGAACCGCTCCGAGGCATGCCGCGGGCGGCGCTGCTGCGCGCCCTGCGCGGACTCCGCCCCGACCGGACACGTCTGGTCGAACCGGTCCAGGCCGCCAAGGCGGCGCTGCGCGCGCTCGCCGAACGGATCCGCGCCCTCGACGCGGAGATCACGACCGCCGACGCCGACCTGGCAGCACTCGTCACCGCGACCGCACCCACCCTGCTCGCCCGACCAGGCGTCGGCGTCCACACCGCGGCCCGCTTCCTCATCACCGCCGCGAACAACATCGACCGACTCCACAGCAGCGCCGCCTTCGCACGCCTCTGCGGCGCAGCACCCGTGCCCGTCTCCTCCGGCAAAACCCACCGCATGCGGCTCCACCGCGGCGGCGACCGGCAAGCCAACCGCGCCCTCCACATGATCATCATCGGCCGCATCAAGAACGACCCACGCACCCAGGCCTACCTCGCCAAGAAACTCGCCGAAGGACACTCCAAACGAGACGCCATCAGAGCCCTCAAGCGCTACCTCTGCCGCGAAATCCTCGCCGCCCTGAAACACGACCTCAACCCCACTTGA
- a CDS encoding pirin family protein encodes MSNDEATIVENSEQACVDEAAAAGLELLLPRDVPLGGPRAMPVQRVLPNKHRHFIGAWCFVDAFGPSSLLGGPGMVVPPHPHTGLQTWSWLVDGAIEHRDSAGFSHTVRSGGLNIMTAGRGIAHSEYSTPDTDVLHGLQLWTVLPSHERDREPSFDGLDSVPPVALGDGVSGSVFVGDYAGAASQVGAYTPLLGVELRMVAGSEARLELRGDFEHGVLALTDGISVDDVPVRRGAMAYAAPGRESVVLSAAEDGIAVLIGGEPFDEEIVMFWNFVGTDHDEVQEAREQWMRERDASPADRPRFGTVVDDEAPPLASPRLPSVQLLPRGRAKRRRSP; translated from the coding sequence ATGAGCAACGATGAGGCGACCATCGTCGAGAACAGCGAACAGGCATGTGTCGACGAGGCCGCCGCTGCGGGACTGGAGCTGCTGCTGCCCAGGGACGTGCCGCTCGGCGGCCCGCGGGCGATGCCGGTGCAGCGGGTGCTGCCCAACAAGCACCGCCACTTCATCGGCGCCTGGTGCTTCGTCGATGCCTTCGGTCCTTCGTCGTTGCTGGGCGGCCCCGGCATGGTCGTGCCACCGCATCCGCACACCGGCCTGCAGACCTGGAGCTGGCTCGTCGACGGTGCCATCGAGCACCGCGACTCCGCGGGCTTCTCGCACACCGTGCGATCGGGCGGACTCAACATCATGACCGCGGGCCGCGGCATCGCGCACAGCGAGTACTCCACGCCCGACACCGACGTGCTGCACGGCCTGCAGCTGTGGACGGTGCTGCCCAGCCACGAGCGCGACCGCGAGCCATCGTTCGACGGGCTCGACTCGGTGCCGCCCGTGGCACTCGGCGACGGCGTCAGCGGCAGCGTCTTCGTCGGCGACTACGCGGGCGCGGCGAGCCAGGTGGGCGCCTACACGCCCCTGCTTGGCGTCGAGCTGCGCATGGTCGCCGGCAGCGAGGCGCGGCTCGAGCTGCGCGGTGACTTCGAGCACGGGGTGCTCGCGCTCACCGATGGCATCTCGGTCGACGACGTACCCGTGCGCAGGGGTGCGATGGCGTATGCGGCGCCCGGGCGCGAGTCGGTGGTGCTCTCGGCGGCGGAGGACGGGATCGCGGTGCTGATCGGCGGTGAGCCGTTCGACGAGGAGATCGTGATGTTCTGGAACTTCGTCGGCACCGACCACGACGAGGTGCAGGAGGCCCGGGAGCAGTGGATGCGCGAGCGCGACGCGAGCCCAGCCGATCGGCCGCGCTTCGGCACGGTGGTCGACGACGAGGCGCCGCCGCTCGCGAGCCCGCGCCTGCCGTCGGTGCAGCTGCTCCCCCGCGGCCGCGCGAAGCGCCGCCGCTCTCCGTAG
- the treS gene encoding maltose alpha-D-glucosyltransferase, which yields MSFTSPIPLQSSHAPGLTLDHEWHRKAVFYEVMVRSFVDSNGDGFGDFQGLTSKLDYLQWLGIDGIWVPPFFQSPLRDGGYDVSDYKAVLPEYGTIDDFGNFVAEAHARNMRVMIDLPINHTSDQHPWFLASREDPDGPYGDFYVWRDDDEGYPNVRIIFVDTEDSNWAFDSVRRQFYWHRFFSHQPDLNFENPAVHEAIEDTLRFWLDLGVDGIRLDAIPYLYESEDGNGESEPATHEYIRKLRRIVDDEYPGRVLIAEANQWPAETAAYFGTDEEPECHMAFDFPTMPRIFYSLRAQNSVELKRILAEQVEVPPGATWGVFLRNHDELTLEMVSEEYRQAMYGWYAYDPRMRSNIGVRRRLASLLDNSRAELELANALLFSLPGSPFLYYGDEIGMGDNIWLDDRDASRTPMQWTPDRNAGFSTADPGKLFLPVVQSLVYHYSAVNVESQMAQASSLLHWMRSVLHVRRQHPVFGLGDITVLDTDNDAVLAFVRSYEGDGTYNGPRAEDVLCVFSFSHNPVHVTIDAPMFAGSRLNDLFGGGAFPTIAEDGRFSLTFGTQSFYWLGVTRQ from the coding sequence GTGAGCTTCACCTCCCCCATCCCCCTCCAGTCCTCCCACGCGCCCGGGCTGACGCTCGACCATGAGTGGCACCGCAAGGCGGTGTTCTACGAGGTCATGGTGCGATCGTTCGTCGACTCGAACGGCGACGGCTTCGGCGACTTCCAGGGACTGACGTCCAAGCTCGACTACCTGCAGTGGCTCGGCATCGACGGCATCTGGGTGCCGCCGTTCTTCCAGTCGCCCCTGCGCGATGGCGGCTACGACGTCTCGGACTACAAGGCGGTGCTGCCCGAGTACGGCACCATCGACGACTTCGGCAACTTCGTCGCCGAGGCCCACGCCCGCAACATGCGCGTGATGATCGACCTGCCGATCAACCACACCTCCGACCAGCACCCCTGGTTCCTGGCATCGCGTGAGGATCCGGACGGTCCGTACGGCGACTTCTACGTCTGGCGCGATGACGACGAGGGATACCCCAACGTGCGCATCATCTTCGTCGACACCGAGGACTCGAACTGGGCGTTCGACTCGGTGCGCCGGCAGTTCTACTGGCACCGCTTCTTCTCGCACCAGCCCGACCTGAACTTCGAGAACCCGGCGGTGCACGAGGCGATCGAGGACACGCTGCGCTTCTGGCTCGACCTCGGCGTCGACGGCATCCGGCTCGACGCGATCCCCTACCTGTACGAGTCGGAGGACGGCAACGGCGAGTCCGAGCCCGCAACGCACGAGTACATCCGCAAGCTGCGCCGGATCGTCGACGACGAGTACCCGGGCCGCGTGCTGATCGCCGAGGCGAACCAGTGGCCGGCCGAGACCGCCGCCTACTTCGGCACCGACGAGGAGCCCGAGTGCCACATGGCATTCGACTTCCCGACCATGCCCCGCATCTTCTACTCGCTGCGGGCGCAGAACTCGGTCGAGCTCAAGCGCATCCTGGCTGAGCAGGTCGAGGTGCCCCCGGGCGCCACCTGGGGCGTCTTCCTGCGCAACCACGACGAGCTCACGCTCGAGATGGTGAGCGAGGAGTACCGGCAGGCGATGTACGGCTGGTACGCCTACGACCCGCGGATGCGCTCGAACATCGGTGTCCGACGTCGCCTCGCGTCGCTGCTCGACAACTCGCGCGCCGAGCTCGAGCTCGCGAACGCGCTGCTGTTCTCGCTGCCGGGCTCGCCCTTCCTCTACTACGGGGATGAGATCGGCATGGGCGACAACATCTGGCTCGATGATCGCGATGCATCCCGCACGCCGATGCAGTGGACGCCCGATCGCAACGCCGGCTTCTCCACCGCCGACCCGGGCAAGCTGTTCCTGCCCGTCGTGCAGTCGCTCGTCTATCACTACTCCGCGGTCAACGTGGAGTCGCAGATGGCGCAGGCGTCGAGCCTGCTGCACTGGATGCGGTCGGTGCTGCACGTGCGCCGACAGCACCCCGTGTTCGGGCTGGGCGACATCACGGTGCTCGACACCGACAACGATGCGGTGCTCGCCTTCGTGCGCTCCTACGAGGGCGACGGCACCTACAACGGGCCGCGCGCGGAGGATGTGCTGTGCGTGTTCTCGTTCAGCCACAACCCGGTGCACGTCACGATCGACGCGCCGATGTTCGCGGGTTCACGGCTCAACGACCTGTTTGGCGGCGGGGCGTTCCCCACCATCGCCGAGGATGGGCGCTTCTCGCTCACGTTCGGCACGCAGTCGTTCTACTGGCTGGGTGTGACCAGGCAGTGA
- a CDS encoding RDD family protein — MTEQPAGWYPDPFAAVPGASRYWDGERWTSHAQAPAPQPQPAHSELAAPGRGFGWEQPSAGRPDDSPEAFGTGEARAPLASWGRRVAAYLLDAIPMVVLTMLLLQMLGVTEALTSAIEADGTAGIDEANAMLTALSPTGMTITLANLLFAALYNIGFHVSRGATPGKMLLGIRVRQVEQDRNPELRQASIRWLVQFGPGMLNGVPVIGMLSGFFSIADHLWPIWDADSQALHDKAGRTLVVRSR; from the coding sequence GTGACTGAGCAGCCTGCCGGGTGGTACCCGGACCCGTTCGCGGCCGTCCCGGGTGCGAGCCGCTACTGGGACGGCGAGCGCTGGACGAGCCATGCGCAGGCCCCGGCGCCCCAGCCGCAGCCCGCGCACTCGGAGCTGGCGGCACCCGGTCGCGGCTTCGGCTGGGAGCAGCCATCGGCTGGTCGTCCGGACGACTCCCCGGAGGCCTTCGGCACGGGCGAGGCTCGAGCGCCGCTGGCGAGCTGGGGTCGGCGCGTCGCCGCCTACCTGCTCGACGCCATCCCGATGGTCGTCCTCACCATGCTGCTGCTGCAGATGCTGGGCGTCACCGAGGCGCTGACGAGCGCGATCGAGGCCGACGGTACCGCGGGCATCGACGAGGCGAACGCGATGCTGACGGCGCTCAGCCCCACGGGGATGACGATCACACTCGCGAACCTGCTCTTCGCCGCGCTCTACAACATCGGCTTCCACGTCTCGCGCGGCGCGACGCCGGGCAAGATGCTCCTCGGCATCCGCGTGCGCCAGGTCGAGCAGGACCGCAACCCGGAGCTCAGGCAGGCGAGCATCCGCTGGCTCGTGCAGTTCGGCCCCGGCATGCTCAACGGCGTGCCGGTGATCGGCATGCTCAGCGGCTTCTTCAGCATCGCCGACCACCTGTGGCCGATCTGGGACGCCGATTCGCAGGCCCTGCACGACAAGGCCGGACGCACGCTGGTGGTGCGCTCGCGCTAG